The following are from one region of the Etheostoma spectabile isolate EspeVRDwgs_2016 chromosome 2, UIUC_Espe_1.0, whole genome shotgun sequence genome:
- the acp5a gene encoding tartrate-resistant acid phosphatase type 5a isoform X2, which yields MALALACILIAAIPIAYCYPAAFEDLKQSRTNRTSIRFLAVGDWGGVPYPPYITAVQKATAREMSTVAEQMGADFVLSLGDNFYYRGVDSVDSPRFQDTFESVYTAKSLKVPWYVIAGNHDHAGNVKAQIEYSTKSDRWKFPSYYYELNFHIPNTGKTLTIIMLDTVMLCGNSDDFSDEKPRGPLRAIDANRQLTWLQERLSLSKADFLLLAGHYPVWSVSEHGPTECLLQKLHPLLLKYKATAYICGHDHNLQYIEESGVGYVVSGAGNFLDPDITHWNHVPKGSVKFFTGQASTLGGFVHAEVTKDKMILTFFQARGTSLYRTVLSQRSFE from the exons atGGCACTTGCACTAGCATGCATCTTAATTGCTGCCATTCCTATCGCCTACTGCTACCCTGCTGCCTTCGAGGACCTGAAGCAAAGTAGGA CAAACCGAACCTCCATTAGGTTCCTGGCTGTAGGGGACTGGGGCGGAGTGCCTTATCCCCCCTACATCACCGCTGTGCAGAAGGCTACTGCTCGAGAAATGAGCACAGTAGCAGAGCAGATGGGAGCTGACTTTGTTCTGTCCCTTGGCGATAACTTCTACTACAGAGGCGTGGACAGTGTGGATTCTCCTCGGTTTCAG GACACTTTTGAGTCTGTGTACACTGCAAAGTCTCTCAAAGTTCCCTGGTACGTGATTGCTGGCAATCATGACCATGCTGGGAACGTCAAAGCCCAGATCGAATACAGCACAAAATCTGACAGATG GAAATTCCCCTCTTACTACTACGAGCTGAACTTCCACATCCCCAACACCGGGAAAACCTTGACCATTATCATGCTCGACACCGTAATGCTGTGTGGCAACTCTGACGACTTCTCGGATGAGAAGCCGAGGGGCCCCCTGCGTGCGATCGATGCCAACCGTCAGCTGACGTGGCTGCAGGAGAGGCTGTCCCTGTCCAAGGCAGACTTCCTGTTGTTGGCCGGACACTACCCTGTGTGGTCCGTGTCCGAACACGGGCCCACAGAGTGTCTCCTGCAGAAGCTTCATCCTCTGCTCCTCAAATACAAAGCCACAGCTTACATCTGCGGCCATGACCATAATCTGCAG TATATCGAAGAGTCTGGTGTGGGCTACGTGGTGAGCGGTGCTGGAAACTTCCTGGATCCTGATATCACTCACTGGAACCACGTACCCAAAGGTTCTGTGAAGTTCTTCACTGGCCAAGCTTCAACACTGGGAGGCTTCGTCCATGCTGAGGTCACAAAGGACAAGATGATCTTGACCTTTTTCCAGGCTAGAGGAACTTCTCTCTATCGCACTGTGCTCTCCCAAAGGAGCTTTGAGTAG
- the acp5a gene encoding tartrate-resistant acid phosphatase type 5a isoform X1, protein MMALALACILIAAIPIAYCYPAAFEDLKQSRTNRTSIRFLAVGDWGGVPYPPYITAVQKATAREMSTVAEQMGADFVLSLGDNFYYRGVDSVDSPRFQDTFESVYTAKSLKVPWYVIAGNHDHAGNVKAQIEYSTKSDRWKFPSYYYELNFHIPNTGKTLTIIMLDTVMLCGNSDDFSDEKPRGPLRAIDANRQLTWLQERLSLSKADFLLLAGHYPVWSVSEHGPTECLLQKLHPLLLKYKATAYICGHDHNLQYIEESGVGYVVSGAGNFLDPDITHWNHVPKGSVKFFTGQASTLGGFVHAEVTKDKMILTFFQARGTSLYRTVLSQRSFE, encoded by the exons ATG atGGCACTTGCACTAGCATGCATCTTAATTGCTGCCATTCCTATCGCCTACTGCTACCCTGCTGCCTTCGAGGACCTGAAGCAAAGTAGGA CAAACCGAACCTCCATTAGGTTCCTGGCTGTAGGGGACTGGGGCGGAGTGCCTTATCCCCCCTACATCACCGCTGTGCAGAAGGCTACTGCTCGAGAAATGAGCACAGTAGCAGAGCAGATGGGAGCTGACTTTGTTCTGTCCCTTGGCGATAACTTCTACTACAGAGGCGTGGACAGTGTGGATTCTCCTCGGTTTCAG GACACTTTTGAGTCTGTGTACACTGCAAAGTCTCTCAAAGTTCCCTGGTACGTGATTGCTGGCAATCATGACCATGCTGGGAACGTCAAAGCCCAGATCGAATACAGCACAAAATCTGACAGATG GAAATTCCCCTCTTACTACTACGAGCTGAACTTCCACATCCCCAACACCGGGAAAACCTTGACCATTATCATGCTCGACACCGTAATGCTGTGTGGCAACTCTGACGACTTCTCGGATGAGAAGCCGAGGGGCCCCCTGCGTGCGATCGATGCCAACCGTCAGCTGACGTGGCTGCAGGAGAGGCTGTCCCTGTCCAAGGCAGACTTCCTGTTGTTGGCCGGACACTACCCTGTGTGGTCCGTGTCCGAACACGGGCCCACAGAGTGTCTCCTGCAGAAGCTTCATCCTCTGCTCCTCAAATACAAAGCCACAGCTTACATCTGCGGCCATGACCATAATCTGCAG TATATCGAAGAGTCTGGTGTGGGCTACGTGGTGAGCGGTGCTGGAAACTTCCTGGATCCTGATATCACTCACTGGAACCACGTACCCAAAGGTTCTGTGAAGTTCTTCACTGGCCAAGCTTCAACACTGGGAGGCTTCGTCCATGCTGAGGTCACAAAGGACAAGATGATCTTGACCTTTTTCCAGGCTAGAGGAACTTCTCTCTATCGCACTGTGCTCTCCCAAAGGAGCTTTGAGTAG